In a single window of the Phycisphaerae bacterium genome:
- a CDS encoding VWA domain-containing protein yields MAKRTLARRPRVGALMIAGLGALILSAGCEQSPPPRAPSAAGGAVAGAPRGARTINLPQVDQRLCTAVVLLIDTSGSMSQNVPDSGGTQRPKHVIARRALEGIVDYTADWQQAHTDRVLQLSICHFSSAVHKLLPMGVFQAEQARSAVRKLPGPGGGTAIGQALEAGFKALYASGCVRKYVVCITDGENTVGLPPDRIARQLFAQTGGEVEIHFVAFDTSAAQFAFLKSANGAVVEAADGAQLQARLAEIYEKRILAEAAAEQQ; encoded by the coding sequence CATGATCGCCGGCCTGGGGGCCCTGATCCTGTCGGCCGGCTGTGAGCAGAGCCCGCCGCCGCGCGCGCCCAGTGCCGCCGGCGGGGCTGTGGCGGGCGCGCCGCGCGGGGCGCGGACGATCAACCTGCCGCAGGTCGACCAGCGGCTGTGCACCGCGGTGGTGCTGCTGATCGACACATCCGGCAGCATGTCGCAGAACGTGCCTGACTCCGGCGGCACCCAGCGCCCCAAGCATGTGATCGCGCGCCGGGCGCTGGAAGGCATCGTGGACTACACGGCCGACTGGCAGCAGGCGCACACCGATCGGGTACTGCAGCTCTCCATTTGCCACTTCAGCAGCGCCGTGCACAAGCTGCTGCCCATGGGTGTTTTCCAAGCGGAGCAAGCGCGGTCCGCCGTCCGGAAGCTCCCCGGACCCGGGGGCGGCACGGCAATCGGGCAGGCCCTGGAGGCCGGGTTCAAGGCGCTGTATGCCTCCGGCTGTGTCCGCAAGTACGTCGTCTGCATTACGGATGGCGAAAACACCGTGGGACTGCCGCCCGACCGCATCGCACGGCAACTCTTCGCGCAGACCGGCGGCGAGGTCGAGATTCACTTTGTCGCGTTTGACACGTCAGCCGCACAGTTCGCGTTCCTGAAGTCCGCGAACGGTGCGGTGGTCGAAGCGGCCGATGGGGCGCAGTTGCAGGCGCGGTTGGCCGAAATCTATGAAAAACGGATCCTGGCCGAGGCCGCCGCCGAACAGCAGTGA